The following coding sequences are from one uncultured Desulfobacter sp. window:
- a CDS encoding AzlC family ABC transporter permease, giving the protein MHQSDTREALKAGIPIFIGYFPAAVAFGILARTTGTSLVEAMLFSIVVFAGASQFIALNLLATGMGPVGIVLTTLLVNFRHFLMSAYLSTRICEPAVKYYLPMAFGVTDETFSVMSFTPGKLTRQFVMLLELIAYSGWVCGTLAGFVLGRFMPAVLTQSMGVALYALLLAILMPELKTSLRSFVLAVAAGLLNWFLVTVDVLPKGWSIIVCILVVASAGALFNPGFVKEGHVDG; this is encoded by the coding sequence ATGCATCAGTCAGACACCCGGGAAGCATTGAAAGCCGGGATTCCCATATTTATCGGATATTTTCCGGCCGCCGTGGCCTTTGGTATTCTGGCCCGGACCACAGGCACTTCACTGGTGGAGGCCATGTTGTTTTCCATTGTGGTCTTTGCCGGGGCCAGCCAGTTTATCGCCTTAAATCTTCTGGCAACGGGCATGGGACCGGTGGGTATTGTCCTGACCACCTTACTGGTGAATTTCAGGCATTTTCTCATGAGCGCCTATCTGTCCACCCGGATTTGTGAACCCGCGGTAAAATATTATCTGCCCATGGCGTTTGGGGTGACCGATGAAACCTTTTCCGTCATGTCTTTTACCCCCGGAAAATTGACCCGGCAGTTTGTCATGCTTTTGGAACTGATTGCGTACAGCGGTTGGGTCTGCGGCACCCTGGCCGGATTTGTGCTGGGCAGATTTATGCCTGCCGTCCTCACCCAGAGTATGGGGGTGGCCCTGTATGCCCTTCTTTTGGCGATCCTTATGCCGGAACTGAAAACATCTTTGCGTTCTTTTGTCCTGGCCGTTGCCGCCGGGCTATTGAACTGGTTTCTGGTGACGGTTGATGTGTTGCCAAAAGGGTGGAGTATCATTGTTTGTATCCTGGTGGTTGCCTCTGCTGGCGCATTGTTTAACCCAGGTTTTGTAAAGGAGGGTCATGTTGATGGATAA
- a CDS encoding DUF5320 domain-containing protein, giving the protein MPGFNQRGPQGLGPMTGKAQGVCGNRNTTGAGYGAGFGAGYGGRGCGRGFGGGRGMGRGMGRGFGQAAAPVTGAVNEAVLQDRARMLEDELKAIKAQLNDLPEEK; this is encoded by the coding sequence ATGCCGGGATTTAATCAAAGAGGACCACAAGGATTGGGACCCATGACCGGAAAAGCTCAGGGCGTTTGCGGCAACCGCAACACTACCGGTGCCGGGTACGGCGCAGGTTTTGGTGCAGGGTACGGCGGTCGTGGATGCGGCCGGGGATTCGGCGGCGGCAGAGGTATGGGGCGCGGCATGGGCCGCGGGTTCGGCCAGGCGGCCGCCCCTGTAACCGGCGCCGTCAATGAAGCCGTCCTCCAGGACCGGGCCAGGATGCTGGAAGACGAACTCAAGGCCATTAAAGCACAGCTCAATGACCTGCCCGAAGAGAAATAA
- a CDS encoding AzlD domain-containing protein encodes MDKSLIPLIFSMAAVTYGPRLAPFLFFRNARIPARLDAFLKCIPVAAIGALIVPGVFTATPDLPWAGVAGMGFTLVYGFFRGGIIVPVLGAVAVSWMVLSL; translated from the coding sequence ATGGATAAAAGTCTGATCCCTTTGATTTTCAGCATGGCTGCGGTCACCTATGGTCCGCGCCTGGCCCCGTTTCTTTTTTTTAGAAATGCCCGGATACCCGCCCGTCTGGATGCTTTTTTAAAGTGTATCCCTGTGGCTGCCATTGGTGCACTGATCGTGCCCGGCGTTTTTACGGCCACACCTGATTTGCCCTGGGCCGGTGTTGCCGGCATGGGCTTTACCTTGGTTTACGGTTTTTTTAGGGGGGGGATTATTGTGCCGGTGCTTGGGGCCGTCGCTGTCTCCTGGATGGTTTTAAGTCTCTGA
- a CDS encoding helix-turn-helix domain-containing protein: MDKAAQITEHMKALGFSVYECRAYLALLEEYPLNGYTLSKVSGIPRSRIYEVLNSLIAKQMVFEQDDGKSKAYTPMDPKIFIKKLRSRFQGIFQDLTEYAGRLYREPKQDNQLVVIQGRDNILSFLSVLIKGARERIALSIWDEELCALTGELDAALARGVMLRGIYFGPNNVYEDLVPHRRLKRYMAEKKERFLSVIVDRSHAVSGVVSRGEASKATWTRDEGFIEVSEDYIAHDLVVNLYSASLDRAGYEKFETFADNVHDRFFHYSNKDLKAFRELLE; encoded by the coding sequence ATGGATAAGGCCGCACAGATCACCGAGCATATGAAAGCGTTAGGGTTTTCGGTTTACGAATGCCGGGCCTATCTGGCGCTTTTAGAAGAGTATCCCCTGAACGGGTATACCCTGAGCAAAGTGTCGGGGATTCCCCGGTCCCGGATTTATGAGGTGCTTAACAGCCTGATCGCCAAGCAGATGGTCTTTGAGCAGGATGACGGAAAGTCAAAGGCCTACACCCCCATGGATCCAAAGATATTTATCAAAAAACTTCGATCCAGGTTCCAGGGGATTTTTCAGGATTTAACCGAGTATGCGGGCCGCCTTTACCGGGAACCCAAACAGGACAATCAGCTGGTGGTGATCCAGGGGCGGGACAATATTCTCTCTTTTCTGTCTGTCCTGATCAAGGGGGCCCGGGAGCGCATTGCCCTGTCCATCTGGGATGAGGAACTTTGTGCGCTGACCGGGGAACTGGATGCCGCCCTTGCCCGGGGGGTGATGCTGCGCGGCATCTATTTCGGCCCCAATAACGTGTACGAAGATCTGGTACCCCACCGCAGGCTCAAGCGGTACATGGCCGAGAAAAAAGAGCGGTTTTTGTCCGTGATCGTGGATCGGTCCCATGCCGTCTCCGGTGTGGTTTCCCGGGGAGAGGCTTCAAAGGCAACCTGGACCCGGGATGAAGGCTTCATTGAGGTCAGTGAAGATTATATTGCCCATGATCTGGTGGTCAATCTCTATTCCGCTTCCCTGGACAGGGCAGGGTATGAGAAATTTGAAACCTTTGCAGATAATGTCCATGATCGGTTTTTTCACTATTCAAACAAAGATCTGAAGGCGTTTCGTGAACTCCTAGAGTGA